A region of the Amycolatopsis sp. cg13 genome:
GAGCACCGGCGTGACGCAAGCATCGGTGCCCGCGTAGATCCGAGCCCATTCGTCGCGGTCCTTCCCGGCGAGCGCCGCCGCGATGAGCGTGCGGAGCCGGGGCCATCCCGCACGGTCGTCCTGGTCGGGCCAGCCGCTCGGATCGACGCCGAGCCGGGAGACGAACTCGCGGTAGAAATCAGGCTCCAGCGCGCCGACCGCGACGTACCGGCCGTCCGCGCAGCGGTAGGTGTCGTAGAACGGAGCGCCGGAGTCGAGGTAGTTCGTGCCGGGTTCGTCGGAGTACCGGCCGGCGGCCCGCAAGCCTTGGAGCTTCGCGGTCAGCAACGCGACGCCGTCGATCATCGCCGCGTCGAGCACCTGGCCCCGGCCCGACGTGCGGGCCTCCAGCAGCGCGCTCACGATGCCGAAGGCCGCGACGAGGCCTCCGCCGGCGTAGTCGCCAAGCAGGTTGATCGGCGGCCGCGGCGCCTCCCCTGCCCGGGCCATCGCATGCAGCGCACCGGTTTGCGCGACGTAGTTGATGTCGTGGCCGGCCTGCTGCGCGAGCGGACCCGACTGGCCGTATCCGGTGAGCCGCGCGTAGACCAGCGCGGGGTTCCCGGCCAGCAGGACCTCCGGCCCGAGCCCGAGCCGCTCCGCGACGCCCGGGCGATAACCCTCGACGAACACGTCGGCCGCTTCCGCGAGCCGCCGCACCGCGCGAACGCCCTCCGGAGACTTGAGGTCGGCCTCGACCGTCCTGACGCCCCGGTTGGCGAGATCGTGGCGGGCGGCCATGCCCTCGGTCTGGCCGAGCGCCCGGCCC
Encoded here:
- a CDS encoding CaiB/BaiF CoA transferase family protein, with protein sequence MTTETARTGPLAGVRAAVLAGMGPTPFASMLLADLGAEVVRVTRPARRRGRALGQTEGMAARHDLANRGVRTVEADLKSPEGVRAVRRLAEAADVFVEGYRPGVAERLGLGPEVLLAGNPALVYARLTGYGQSGPLAQQAGHDINYVAQTGALHAMARAGEAPRPPINLLGDYAGGGLVAAFGIVSALLEARTSGRGQVLDAAMIDGVALLTAKLQGLRAAGRYSDEPGTNYLDSGAPFYDTYRCADGRYVAVGALEPDFYREFVSRLGVDPSGWPDQDDRAGWPRLRTLIAAALAGKDRDEWARIYAGTDACVTPVLTFDEAAEHPHNAERHVFERVGGVLHPRPAPRFSRTPPREPSAPDAGVLDLDRLLTAWTASAEPREQSA